Proteins from a genomic interval of Chryseobacterium indologenes:
- a CDS encoding class I SAM-dependent methyltransferase, which produces MENYLEINKKSWNAKVEPHLKSDFYFVDEFLNGRTSLNSIELELLGDVKGKSILHLQCHFGQDSISLSRMGAKVTGIDLSDKAIEAGRELARKCGTDTEFICSDVYELPNTLHQKFDIVYTSYGTIGWLPDLEKWAGVIRHFLKPEGKFIMAEFHPVVWMFDDDFTKVAYNYFNEKPIVETYEGTYADQSAPIVQEYVMWNHSLAEVLDNVIKKEMTLQTFQEYDWSPYPCFRHVEEFEKGKWRIPQFGNKIPLVYAFVAQKK; this is translated from the coding sequence ATGGAAAATTACCTAGAAATAAATAAAAAATCATGGAATGCTAAAGTAGAACCTCATCTGAAGTCAGATTTCTATTTTGTGGATGAATTTCTGAATGGAAGAACATCTCTTAATTCCATTGAGCTGGAGCTTCTGGGAGATGTGAAAGGAAAAAGCATTCTGCACCTGCAGTGCCATTTTGGGCAAGACTCTATTTCACTTTCAAGAATGGGAGCCAAAGTAACCGGGATCGATCTTTCGGATAAAGCTATAGAAGCAGGAAGAGAACTTGCCCGGAAATGCGGAACAGATACGGAATTTATATGTTCGGATGTCTATGAGCTGCCTAATACTTTACATCAAAAGTTTGATATCGTGTATACAAGCTATGGTACAATAGGGTGGCTTCCTGATCTTGAAAAATGGGCCGGCGTTATTCGTCATTTTCTGAAGCCGGAAGGTAAGTTTATCATGGCAGAATTTCATCCTGTAGTATGGATGTTTGATGATGATTTTACAAAAGTAGCCTACAATTATTTTAATGAAAAGCCGATTGTAGAAACGTATGAAGGTACGTATGCTGATCAGTCGGCGCCTATTGTACAGGAATATGTAATGTGGAATCATTCTTTGGCGGAGGTGCTGGATAATGTAATTAAAAAAGAAATGACTTTGCAGACTTTTCAGGAATATGACTGGTCACCTTATCCGTGTTTCAGGCATGTGGAAGAATTTGAAAAGGGAAAATGGAGAATCCCTCAGTTTGGAAACAAAATTCCATTGGTATACGCCTTTGTTGCACAGAAAAAATAA
- a CDS encoding YtxH domain-containing protein, whose amino-acid sequence MGNKTKGLLALLGLGAIAYWKYKNSSPEDQQAVKDKINTAKDNLNKWGNDIKTKANDVASQVQNKVDEAKTKAEDSLS is encoded by the coding sequence ATGGGAAACAAGACAAAAGGCTTATTAGCTTTACTAGGATTAGGTGCAATAGCTTATTGGAAGTATAAAAATTCATCTCCTGAAGACCAACAGGCTGTAAAAGACAAAATCAATACAGCAAAAGACAATCTGAATAAATGGGGAAATGACATTAAGACTAAAGCTAACGATGTGGCTTCCCAGGTTCAAAATAAAGTAGACGAAGCTAAAACAAAAGCTGAAGACTCTTTAAGCTAA
- a CDS encoding GMP synthase, with product MKDIRIALLDMNNNHVNQGFRNIKEISETFQQNSEENVIIKTFDVRFKDEMPEIGDFDIFISSGGPGTPHREGFEWENRFAGFLNTLFEHNTYHEDKKYLFLICHSFQLASIHWKLGNICKRKSYSFGVMPVHKTAEGKEEFLFKNLQDPFYAVDSRAYQFIEPDMDRFEELGMKIMAIEKFRPHINLERAVMAVRFSDEIFGTQFHPEASPEALIENLKDDKNREAMIENFGMEKYLETMDRIDDEDKIILTRNQILPRFLQWAKKTF from the coding sequence ATGAAAGATATTCGAATTGCTCTGCTGGATATGAACAATAATCATGTCAATCAGGGCTTTAGAAATATTAAAGAAATTTCTGAAACGTTTCAGCAGAACTCAGAAGAAAATGTGATCATCAAGACATTTGATGTAAGATTTAAAGATGAAATGCCGGAAATCGGAGATTTTGATATTTTTATTTCCTCAGGCGGCCCGGGCACTCCACACAGAGAAGGTTTTGAATGGGAAAACAGGTTTGCCGGTTTTTTAAATACCCTCTTTGAACACAATACTTACCATGAAGATAAAAAGTATCTTTTCCTGATCTGCCACTCCTTTCAGCTAGCAAGCATCCATTGGAAATTGGGCAATATTTGTAAAAGAAAATCCTATTCTTTCGGAGTAATGCCGGTTCATAAAACCGCAGAAGGTAAAGAAGAATTCTTATTTAAGAATCTTCAGGACCCTTTCTATGCTGTAGATTCCAGAGCTTATCAGTTTATTGAACCTGATATGGATCGTTTTGAGGAATTGGGTATGAAAATTATGGCCATTGAAAAGTTCCGTCCTCACATTAATCTGGAAAGAGCTGTAATGGCTGTTCGTTTTTCAGATGAGATATTTGGAACGCAGTTTCACCCGGAAGCAAGTCCTGAGGCATTAATTGAGAACCTTAAGGATGATAAAAACAGAGAAGCCATGATCGAAAATTTCGGAATGGAAAAATATCTTGAAACGATGGACAGAATAGATGATGAAGATAAAATCATTCTTACCAGAAATCAGATCCTTCCGAGATTCCTTCAGTGGGCAAAAAAAACATTTTGA
- a CDS encoding histidine--tRNA ligase, with protein sequence MKPSLAKGTRDFTAQEVSRRKYIITILQNNFELFGFQPLETPSFENLSTLTGKYGEEGDRLIFKILNSGEYTSKVNQEDWDHKNHQKLTSQISDKALRYDLTVPFARFVAMNHGKLTFPFKRYQIQPVWRADRPQKGRFREFYQCDADVVGSESLFQEVDLVQLYLKSFSDLKVPVTIHMNNRKILSGLAEYAGITDKLIDFTVALDKLDKIGKEGVVKELLEREIAQESIDKLDFLFEQTDDALENLLQLKEKFAGNEIGLQGVEELEFVLTQSLNLGVDAQNLVFNITLARGLEYYTGAIFEVKADEVAMGSIGGGGRYDNLTEVFGVKNVPGIGISFGLDRIYLVMEELNLFPEEATSKIEYLFANFGGEETTDALKLIMQLRAKGVSAELYPESAKLNKQFTYAEKKGIKNLVFLGEEEIKNNTVTFKNLEAGEQKTLSVEEFLG encoded by the coding sequence ATGAAGCCAAGTTTAGCAAAAGGAACGAGAGATTTTACGGCACAGGAAGTATCAAGAAGAAAATATATCATTACTATCTTACAGAATAATTTTGAATTGTTCGGATTCCAGCCATTGGAAACCCCAAGCTTTGAAAATCTTTCTACTTTGACAGGAAAGTACGGAGAAGAAGGTGATCGGTTGATCTTTAAAATCCTAAACTCCGGAGAGTACACCTCAAAAGTAAACCAGGAGGATTGGGATCATAAAAATCATCAAAAATTAACCTCACAAATTTCTGACAAAGCCCTTCGTTATGACCTTACTGTACCTTTTGCAAGATTTGTGGCAATGAATCATGGTAAATTGACATTTCCTTTCAAACGTTACCAGATTCAGCCGGTTTGGAGGGCAGACAGGCCCCAGAAAGGAAGATTCAGAGAATTCTATCAATGTGATGCAGATGTGGTAGGCAGTGAAAGCTTATTTCAGGAGGTAGACCTTGTGCAATTATATTTAAAGTCATTTTCAGACTTGAAAGTTCCTGTGACCATTCATATGAACAATAGGAAAATACTTTCCGGATTGGCAGAATATGCCGGGATTACAGATAAGCTGATCGATTTTACAGTAGCCTTGGACAAACTTGATAAAATCGGAAAAGAAGGAGTTGTAAAAGAATTACTGGAAAGAGAAATTGCCCAGGAATCTATTGATAAACTAGATTTCTTATTTGAACAGACTGATGATGCACTCGAAAACCTTCTTCAGCTTAAAGAAAAATTTGCAGGCAATGAAATTGGCCTGCAGGGAGTAGAAGAACTTGAATTTGTTCTTACACAATCTCTAAATCTTGGTGTTGATGCACAAAATCTGGTATTCAACATTACCCTGGCCAGAGGATTAGAATATTATACCGGAGCTATTTTTGAAGTGAAAGCCGACGAAGTTGCCATGGGATCTATCGGTGGAGGTGGCCGATATGACAATCTTACTGAAGTTTTCGGAGTTAAAAACGTACCGGGAATCGGAATATCATTCGGTCTCGACAGAATTTATCTGGTAATGGAGGAATTAAACCTTTTCCCTGAAGAAGCAACCTCTAAAATAGAGTACTTATTTGCTAACTTTGGAGGTGAAGAAACAACAGATGCTTTAAAACTTATTATGCAGTTAAGAGCTAAGGGAGTTTCTGCGGAATTGTATCCGGAGAGTGCGAAGCTGAATAAACAGTTTACTTATGCTGAAAAGAAAGGTATTAAAAATCTTGTTTTCCTTGGAGAGGAAGAAATTAAAAATAATACTGTGACTTTCAAAAATCTGGAAGCCGGGGAACAAAAAACACTTTCTGTAGAAGAGTTTCTGGGATAA
- a CDS encoding GNAT family N-acetyltransferase, with product MKDKAEIVEKWIKGWCLSREVSFPVQYKSGFYVFVGDEKQKERYVFPEPDEDFFQLTRSIDEPWVYLKVNTPPEEWIQRIPEKWELQPQGYLMTCFHPMNFGTISLANGYHLEFSEYNSTYVVKAVAENGEQASIGRVSLTDDVAVYDRIVTEVKHQRKGLASFLLKELEKIALSKGFFNNLLVATEEGRLLYETLGWKVYCLHSSIVIPNKEC from the coding sequence ATGAAGGATAAAGCTGAAATTGTTGAAAAATGGATCAAAGGATGGTGTTTGTCAAGAGAAGTATCTTTTCCCGTCCAATATAAATCCGGGTTTTACGTTTTCGTAGGCGACGAAAAGCAAAAAGAGCGTTATGTTTTCCCTGAACCTGATGAAGATTTTTTTCAACTTACCCGTTCAATTGACGAACCGTGGGTGTATCTCAAAGTGAATACACCTCCGGAGGAATGGATACAACGTATTCCTGAAAAATGGGAACTGCAGCCTCAGGGATATCTGATGACCTGTTTTCACCCGATGAATTTTGGGACTATCAGTCTGGCCAATGGATATCATCTGGAATTCTCTGAATACAATTCAACGTATGTGGTGAAGGCTGTAGCTGAAAATGGTGAACAGGCTTCCATAGGCCGTGTCTCCCTGACAGATGATGTTGCTGTCTACGACAGGATTGTCACTGAAGTAAAACATCAAAGAAAAGGTCTGGCCTCATTTTTATTAAAGGAACTTGAAAAAATAGCTTTGTCAAAAGGATTTTTTAATAATCTTTTAGTAGCAACTGAAGAGGGAAGACTCCTGTACGAAACCTTAGGATGGAAGGTATACTGCTTACATTCTTCCATCGTGATTCCAAATAAAGAATGTTAA
- a CDS encoding cyanophycinase produces MTKPVGKLIVIGGAVNKGSFAETDYDQNIEKNLNFFERGILRKIINESKHKEDSVIEIVTTASQIPQIVGSEYKKAFEFLGAKNVNVLDIHNREEANSDAMVARANAADVMMLTGGDQLRLTSILGGTRFHDTILLKYQEQDFIYSGTSAGAAAASENMIYQGSSSEALLKGEIKTTQGLGLIDNVIIDTHFVQRGRIGRLFQAVVNNPRTLGIGLGEDTGLFIHNDVMTAVGSGLVILVDGRFIKDTNLTNINLGEPISIDNLTVHVMSMNDHYDLTTKTLTIENSQFNPIPQDK; encoded by the coding sequence ATGACGAAACCTGTTGGAAAATTAATAGTTATTGGGGGTGCTGTAAACAAAGGAAGTTTTGCAGAAACCGATTATGATCAGAATATTGAAAAGAACCTTAATTTTTTTGAAAGAGGCATCTTACGAAAGATCATCAATGAATCAAAACATAAGGAAGATTCTGTAATTGAGATTGTAACTACCGCTTCCCAGATTCCGCAGATTGTAGGCTCCGAATATAAAAAAGCATTTGAATTTTTGGGCGCTAAAAATGTGAACGTCCTAGATATCCACAACCGTGAGGAGGCCAATTCTGACGCTATGGTTGCAAGAGCAAATGCTGCTGATGTAATGATGCTTACCGGAGGTGATCAATTGAGACTGACCTCTATTCTTGGAGGAACCCGTTTTCATGATACCATTTTACTGAAATATCAGGAACAGGATTTCATTTATTCCGGAACATCGGCAGGTGCTGCGGCAGCTTCCGAAAATATGATTTATCAGGGAAGCAGCTCTGAAGCTTTATTAAAAGGAGAAATTAAAACGACACAAGGACTGGGCCTGATCGATAATGTTATCATTGATACTCACTTTGTACAAAGAGGGAGAATCGGACGCCTTTTCCAGGCTGTAGTGAATAACCCGAGAACGCTGGGTATCGGGCTTGGTGAAGACACCGGACTGTTTATTCATAATGACGTGATGACCGCTGTAGGTTCCGGACTTGTTATCCTGGTAGACGGAAGGTTTATTAAAGATACCAACCTTACCAACATCAATCTTGGAGAGCCTATTTCTATTGACAACCTGACGGTTCATGTAATGTCTATGAATGATCATTATGATCTTACAACAAAAACACTTACGATAGAAAACTCACAATTTAATCCGATTCCACAGGATAAGTAG
- the ssb gene encoding single-stranded DNA-binding protein gives MSLRNKVTLIGYTGKEVEMVNFENGNVKASVSLATTDHYTNAKGEKVEETQWHNLIAFGRVAEILEKYVPKGKEIAIEGKLTYRSYDDKEGVKRYITEIRVDEILLLGSK, from the coding sequence ATGTCACTAAGAAACAAAGTAACATTAATTGGTTACACAGGTAAAGAAGTTGAAATGGTAAACTTCGAAAACGGAAATGTAAAAGCAAGCGTATCTTTAGCCACCACGGATCATTACACCAATGCTAAAGGAGAAAAAGTAGAAGAAACTCAATGGCATAATCTGATTGCTTTTGGAAGGGTAGCGGAAATCCTTGAGAAATATGTACCCAAAGGAAAAGAAATTGCCATCGAAGGAAAGCTTACCTACAGATCATATGATGATAAGGAAGGGGTAAAGCGGTATATCACAGAAATACGGGTAGATGAGATTCTATTGCTCGGTAGTAAATAA
- a CDS encoding PH domain-containing protein → MSNNCSLCGAELTPMDTLLGENKLSDNGVLCNKCLDKASTINQELLYNLHNFSIEDIKNLLKKVSANPIHPLEKTEAAPPKITYDIPKEIYKQRKRKIKYELESLNANLSVFTKGEIKELPFLIAEDEQILAITDAQFVNTLDAGLLIATPMRILSVSKSMFGAAKINDYPNETIESVSFVADPRSPVIRLHLDERTVEFECYMDKEDAEKFYDQIKNLYNNPKIPQQNMQNPVTEIPSMVIFEQLEQLGKLRENGILTDTEFTEQKRKLLDQLK, encoded by the coding sequence ATGAGTAATAATTGTTCATTGTGCGGCGCAGAATTAACGCCCATGGATACTTTGTTAGGAGAGAATAAACTTTCTGATAATGGCGTTTTGTGTAATAAATGCCTGGATAAAGCAAGTACGATCAATCAGGAGTTGCTGTACAATCTCCATAATTTCAGTATTGAAGATATTAAAAACTTGCTGAAAAAAGTCAGTGCAAACCCAATTCATCCTTTAGAAAAAACAGAGGCGGCTCCTCCTAAGATTACCTATGACATTCCAAAGGAGATATATAAACAGAGAAAAAGAAAAATTAAGTATGAACTTGAAAGTTTAAATGCCAATCTTTCCGTATTTACAAAAGGAGAAATTAAAGAGCTTCCTTTCCTTATTGCTGAGGATGAACAAATACTTGCCATCACCGATGCTCAGTTTGTGAATACATTGGACGCGGGACTATTGATTGCGACACCGATGAGAATATTATCCGTTTCCAAATCTATGTTTGGAGCAGCAAAGATCAATGATTATCCCAATGAAACCATAGAGTCAGTAAGTTTTGTGGCAGATCCACGGTCACCCGTTATTCGCCTGCATCTGGATGAAAGAACCGTTGAGTTTGAGTGTTATATGGATAAAGAGGATGCAGAGAAATTCTATGACCAAATAAAAAATCTTTATAACAATCCTAAAATTCCTCAACAAAATATGCAAAATCCTGTAACAGAAATTCCATCCATGGTTATTTTTGAACAATTGGAACAATTAGGAAAATTGAGAGAAAACGGTATTCTAACCGATACAGAGTTTACAGAACAAAAAAGAAAATTACTGGACCAATTAAAATAA
- a CDS encoding HRDC domain-containing protein — protein MKVKVFKVRLPEEFLYQDQKTLDDFLEVHDIIKVETAFVGDECYWSVILYFEELKQIRNTVKEPKIIKYSVENDLLNADEEQILSALKLWRSEKAREQNLPTYFIASNKELTSVAKYKPAKKEELLEIKGFGKHKIENYGQEILEILESV, from the coding sequence ATGAAAGTGAAAGTTTTTAAAGTAAGGCTTCCGGAAGAATTCCTTTACCAGGATCAGAAAACACTCGATGATTTTCTGGAAGTACATGACATTATAAAAGTTGAAACAGCTTTTGTTGGTGATGAGTGTTATTGGTCTGTTATCTTATATTTTGAAGAACTAAAACAAATAAGAAATACAGTGAAAGAACCCAAAATAATCAAGTATTCTGTAGAAAATGACCTTCTCAATGCTGACGAAGAACAAATCCTCAGTGCCTTAAAACTTTGGAGATCAGAGAAAGCAAGAGAACAAAATCTTCCCACATACTTTATTGCCAGTAATAAAGAACTCACGTCTGTGGCTAAATACAAACCCGCCAAGAAAGAAGAATTACTGGAAATCAAAGGATTTGGTAAACACAAGATCGAAAATTATGGTCAGGAGATATTAGAAATTCTGGAAAGCGTCTGA
- the cphA gene encoding cyanophycin synthetase, with the protein MKIEKIQALRGPNIWSIRRKKLIQMRLDLEEMENYPTNKIEGFRERIEKLIPSLITHRCSEGVEGGFFHRVETGTWMGHVIEHIALEIQTLAGMDVGFGRTRETKTPGVYNVVFNYIEENAGIYAAEEAVKIAEALIEGTDYDLSACIHRLKEIRERVRLGPSTGSIVEEAASRKIPWIRLGTNSLVQLGYGVNQQRFQATITGKTSSIAVDIACNKELTKKMLHDAAIPVPIGDMVVDEEGLESVIRKIGYPIVLKPLDGNHGKGSSINVNDWEAAKTGLEHAQKYSRKVIVEKYITGYDFRVLVIDNKMVAASRRVPAHIVGDGELNIQQLIDKENKDPRRGYGHENVLTEIEVDKDTLELLDKLQYTLDTVPQRGEVVYLKSTANLSTGGTSIDVTDMVHPENITMAERISKIIGLDVCGIDIMAENLTQPLKESGGAIIEVNAAPGFRMHLAPSEGLPRNVAAPVVDMLYPQGRPFTIPIIAVTGTNGKTTTTRLISHIVKSNGYRVGFTTSDGIYIQNTMLSKGDTTGPLSAEFILKDPTVEFAVLETARGGILRSGLGFSQCDIGVLTNIEEDHLGMNDIHSLKDLTKVKRVVLDSVKKNGWSVLNADNEYSMKIVNDLDCNVAIFSMDENNPHIVKFAKEGKITCVFEEGFVTIKKGDWKIRIGKAKDFPITMEGKARFMIENVLAASLASYLHGFGIEDISNSLRTFIPSAQLTPGRLNVFKFKNFKVLIDFAHNPSGYEAIEDYLKNVESSKKIGIISGVGDRRDNDIRECGRIAGRMFDHIIIRNEKHLRGRTEEEINGLIIEGMQSSGKDVSYEIIPKEIEALKHAIGMAEEGTFITALSDVISNAIDLVQEYQARELLEDDKNL; encoded by the coding sequence ATGAAAATCGAAAAGATTCAGGCACTACGTGGTCCTAATATCTGGAGTATCAGAAGAAAGAAACTGATACAGATGAGGTTAGACCTTGAGGAAATGGAGAATTATCCCACTAATAAAATCGAAGGATTCAGAGAAAGGATAGAAAAATTAATACCGTCACTGATCACTCACAGATGTTCGGAAGGTGTAGAGGGTGGTTTTTTCCATAGAGTGGAAACGGGAACCTGGATGGGGCATGTTATTGAGCATATAGCTTTGGAGATCCAGACGCTTGCCGGTATGGATGTAGGCTTTGGAAGAACCCGAGAAACCAAAACTCCGGGTGTATATAATGTCGTATTTAATTATATAGAAGAAAATGCGGGAATATATGCTGCGGAAGAAGCTGTAAAAATTGCAGAAGCTTTAATTGAAGGAACAGATTATGACCTGAGTGCATGTATTCATCGGTTAAAAGAGATCAGGGAACGCGTTCGTCTCGGTCCTTCTACAGGAAGCATAGTAGAAGAAGCTGCTTCCAGGAAAATTCCATGGATAAGATTGGGAACCAATTCATTGGTGCAATTGGGCTATGGAGTCAATCAACAACGCTTTCAGGCTACGATTACAGGGAAAACAAGTTCTATTGCAGTTGATATCGCATGTAATAAAGAATTGACGAAGAAAATGTTGCATGATGCAGCTATTCCTGTTCCCATTGGTGATATGGTAGTGGATGAAGAGGGACTAGAGAGCGTAATCAGAAAAATCGGTTATCCTATCGTGTTGAAACCTTTAGACGGAAATCACGGAAAAGGTTCTTCCATTAATGTCAATGACTGGGAAGCGGCAAAGACAGGGCTGGAACATGCCCAGAAATATTCCAGAAAAGTAATCGTAGAAAAATATATTACCGGCTATGACTTCAGAGTTCTGGTCATCGATAATAAGATGGTGGCTGCCTCTAGACGAGTTCCTGCCCATATTGTTGGTGACGGAGAACTCAATATTCAACAACTTATCGATAAAGAAAATAAAGATCCACGACGAGGATATGGTCATGAAAATGTACTTACTGAGATTGAAGTAGACAAAGATACTCTGGAGCTTCTTGATAAACTTCAATATACTCTTGATACCGTTCCTCAAAGAGGAGAGGTGGTTTACCTGAAATCAACAGCCAATCTGTCGACAGGAGGAACCTCGATAGACGTTACGGATATGGTACATCCCGAAAACATTACGATGGCGGAAAGGATTTCTAAAATCATCGGTTTAGATGTTTGCGGTATCGATATTATGGCTGAAAACCTGACCCAGCCCTTAAAAGAAAGCGGAGGTGCCATTATAGAAGTGAATGCGGCACCCGGATTCAGAATGCACCTTGCCCCGAGTGAAGGATTGCCAAGAAATGTCGCTGCTCCTGTAGTAGACATGCTCTATCCGCAAGGAAGGCCCTTTACCATCCCGATTATTGCCGTTACAGGAACCAACGGAAAAACAACAACGACAAGACTGATCTCCCATATCGTGAAAAGCAACGGCTACAGAGTAGGTTTTACGACTTCTGACGGAATTTATATTCAAAATACAATGCTGTCTAAAGGAGACACAACAGGGCCTCTTTCTGCTGAGTTCATCCTTAAAGATCCCACTGTAGAATTTGCTGTTCTGGAAACGGCAAGAGGAGGGATTTTACGTTCCGGATTGGGTTTTTCACAATGTGATATCGGGGTTCTGACCAATATTGAAGAAGATCACCTGGGAATGAATGATATTCACAGCCTCAAAGATCTTACTAAAGTGAAGCGCGTTGTACTGGACAGTGTAAAGAAAAATGGCTGGAGTGTTTTAAATGCTGATAACGAATATTCCATGAAGATTGTGAATGATCTTGATTGTAATGTTGCCATTTTCAGTATGGATGAAAATAATCCTCACATTGTAAAATTTGCTAAAGAAGGAAAAATAACCTGTGTCTTCGAAGAAGGTTTCGTGACCATTAAAAAAGGAGACTGGAAAATCAGGATCGGAAAAGCTAAAGATTTCCCGATTACGATGGAAGGGAAGGCGAGATTTATGATAGAAAACGTGCTGGCGGCCAGTTTGGCAAGTTACCTTCACGGATTTGGCATTGAAGATATTTCCAATTCTTTGAGAACATTTATTCCAAGTGCTCAGCTCACTCCCGGAAGACTGAATGTATTTAAATTTAAAAACTTTAAAGTACTGATTGACTTCGCTCACAACCCTTCAGGCTATGAGGCTATTGAAGATTACCTGAAAAATGTAGAATCTTCAAAGAAAATTGGTATCATTTCCGGTGTGGGAGACAGAAGAGATAATGATATCAGAGAATGCGGAAGGATTGCCGGGCGCATGTTCGACCACATCATTATCCGCAACGAAAAACATCTTCGCGGCAGAACCGAAGAAGAAATTAATGGATTGATTATTGAAGGTATGCAGTCTTCAGGAAAAGATGTGAGCTACGAGATCATTCCCAAAGAGATTGAAGCTTTAAAACATGCCATAGGAATGGCTGAAGAAGGAACTTTCATTACCGCTTTAAGTGATGTAATTTCCAATGCCATCGACCTTGTACAGGAATACCAGGCTCGGGAACTGCTGGAAGATGATAAAAATTTGTAA
- a CDS encoding isoaspartyl peptidase/L-asparaginase, with protein MKIIIHGGFFSESDQSHEVKTAKQNSLKEIAHKAFEYLQTHSAFETVAYAVSLLEDDPLYNAGIGSQIQSDGVIRMSAAIMNGETQKLSGVINIQDVKNPIFVAKNLIGEDDRVLGGEGAKRYASEHGFENFSTEIPQRRSEYEAKMNSGGKGTVGCVAIDKDGKLAVATSTGGKGFEIPGRISDSATVAGNYANAFCAVSCTGVGEDIVSNATAAKIVTRVTDGMSLETAFSKTFDELKTIDGFAGAIAIDKEGNVYHKDSYPTMVFASFDGEIFEVFS; from the coding sequence ATGAAAATCATCATCCACGGCGGTTTTTTTTCGGAAAGTGACCAAAGCCATGAAGTAAAGACTGCAAAACAAAACTCTTTAAAAGAAATTGCCCATAAAGCTTTTGAGTATCTTCAAACACATTCTGCATTTGAGACAGTAGCCTATGCTGTATCTCTTCTTGAAGATGATCCGCTCTATAATGCCGGAATAGGCTCGCAGATTCAAAGTGACGGAGTGATTCGGATGAGTGCCGCGATCATGAATGGAGAAACACAGAAATTGAGCGGAGTAATCAATATACAGGACGTGAAAAACCCTATTTTCGTTGCAAAAAATCTCATTGGTGAAGACGACAGGGTTCTCGGAGGAGAAGGAGCAAAACGCTATGCATCAGAACATGGTTTTGAAAATTTCTCAACGGAAATCCCGCAAAGAAGGTCTGAATATGAAGCTAAAATGAATAGTGGCGGAAAAGGAACTGTAGGTTGCGTAGCAATCGATAAAGATGGAAAATTAGCCGTTGCGACTTCTACAGGAGGAAAAGGCTTTGAAATTCCGGGAAGGATTTCCGATTCGGCTACTGTGGCCGGAAATTATGCCAATGCTTTTTGTGCAGTAAGCTGTACGGGTGTGGGTGAAGATATCGTAAGCAATGCTACCGCTGCTAAAATTGTAACAAGGGTTACTGACGGGATGAGTCTGGAAACAGCGTTCAGCAAAACTTTTGACGAATTAAAAACCATCGATGGGTTTGCGGGGGCCATCGCTATTGATAAAGAAGGGAATGTATATCACAAAGATTCCTATCCGACCATGGTTTTCGCAAGTTTTGACGGAGAAATTTTTGAGGTCTTCTCTTAA
- a CDS encoding PH domain-containing protein — MDTICALCGTPLTSTDMLVGKNKLADGGYLCAGCFTKAITINRDLVNTLDQFYFAEITGMFLKSKIDASQKTSGPSYSGGSSYEYDAPSRLDEIKDQIVALNARLSVLANEEVNVLDTVLDKNENLLAIAECIYLQNNREGIVFATPWRVVFIDKKILGGIVRNEFPIREIISIDHIESLMYSILKVNIKGASAEFKLHNKSDGRTFSNVVNGNIQYPERYQNPHTESLPTFQHNIPGLVQENVYTTNTNKEDSATVFEQLEKLGKLREIGVLTEQEFAEQKKKLLDKL; from the coding sequence ATGGATACTATTTGTGCACTATGTGGAACTCCACTCACCTCTACAGATATGCTTGTAGGAAAAAACAAATTGGCAGATGGCGGTTACTTGTGTGCCGGATGTTTCACAAAAGCCATTACCATCAATAGAGATCTTGTCAATACTTTAGATCAATTTTATTTTGCAGAGATCACAGGAATGTTTCTTAAAAGTAAGATTGATGCCAGCCAAAAAACTTCAGGACCATCATACTCAGGTGGAAGTTCTTATGAATATGATGCCCCCAGCAGACTTGACGAAATCAAAGATCAGATTGTAGCTTTAAATGCCAGACTCAGCGTACTTGCCAATGAAGAAGTAAATGTGCTGGATACCGTGTTGGATAAAAATGAAAATCTTCTGGCAATTGCCGAATGTATATATCTTCAGAATAATCGTGAAGGAATTGTCTTCGCAACACCTTGGCGTGTTGTTTTTATTGATAAAAAAATCCTTGGCGGTATCGTTCGGAATGAATTTCCTATTCGGGAAATTATCTCTATAGATCATATTGAAAGCCTGATGTATTCTATTTTAAAAGTCAATATTAAAGGAGCTTCAGCAGAATTTAAACTTCATAATAAAAGTGACGGTAGAACATTCTCCAATGTTGTCAACGGAAATATTCAATATCCGGAAAGATATCAGAATCCACACACTGAATCCTTACCCACATTTCAACACAATATTCCGGGGCTGGTTCAGGAAAATGTATACACCACAAATACCAATAAAGAAGATTCTGCTACTGTTTTTGAGCAACTGGAAAAGCTTGGGAAGCTAAGGGAAATCGGAGTTTTAACTGAACAGGAGTTTGCAGAGCAAAAGAAAAAGCTTCTTGATAAATTGTAA